The Manihot esculenta cultivar AM560-2 chromosome 1, M.esculenta_v8, whole genome shotgun sequence genome has a window encoding:
- the LOC110622977 gene encoding NAC domain-containing protein 43 — protein sequence MPENMSISVNGQSQVPPGFRFHPTEEELLHYYLKKKVSYEKIDLDVIREVDLNKLEPWDIQEKCKIGTTPQNDWYFFSHKDKKYPTGTRTNRATAAGFWKATGRDKVIYSNGRRIGMRKTLVFYRGRAPHGQKSDWIMHEYRLDDNVADANVSNVVGEAAQEEGWVVCRIFKKKNHHKSPDRPLSSSPITSEARTNQMFHSFNEGALDQIFQYMGWSCKEENEANSNTARFLSPTDRTINNGYRHDSNRCMKLPSLESPNSSSSQNVYAAMMNEGSISDQVISTDPSSVYPLDSGLTSWTALDRLVAFQLNGQSENSRHLGCFNDPNMGYCIPIEQPHHGLQFPTLRSSFSLSSSRPYQGSHQDYTSEVELWNFNTRSPSSTSDPICHVSKSTV from the exons ATGCCAGAAAACATGAGTATATCTGTAAATGGGCAATCGCAGGTGCCCCCTGGATTTCGATTTCATCCCACAGAAGAGGAGCTTTTGCATTACTACTTGAAGAAAAAGGTCTCATATGAGAAGATCGACTTAGATGTAATTCGTGAAGTAGATCTTAATAAGCTGGAGCCCTGGGATATTCAAG AGAAGTGCAAAATAGGAACCACTCCTCAAAATGATTGGTACTTCTTTAGCCACAAGGACAAGAAATATCCCACTGGAACGCGCACAAATCGTGCAACTGCCGCTGGGTTTTGGAAGGCAACCGGCCGCGATAAGGTGATATACAGCAATGGAAGGCGGATTGGTATGAGGAAGACTCTAGTTTTCTACAGAGGCAGAGCCCCACATGGTCAAAAATCTGATTGGATTATGCATGAATACAGACTCGACGACAATGTTGCTGATGCCAAT GTCTCCAACGTTGTGGGAGAAGCAGCACAGGAAGAGGGATGGGTAGTTTGCCGTATCTTCAAGAAGAAAAATCACCATAAATCCCCAGACCGTCCTCTAAGTTCATCACCCATCACTTCGGAGGCAAGGACAAACCAGATGTTCCATTCTTTCAATGAAGGAGCCCTAGATCAAATATTTCAGTACATGGGATGGTCGTGCAAGGAAGAAAACGAAGCAAACAGCAACACTGCAAGATTTCTTAGTCCAACCGATAGAACAATCAACAATGGCTACCGTCATGACAGCAACAGGTGCATGAAACTTCCAAGCCTCGAGAGCCCAAACTCGAGCAGTAGCCAAAATGTTTACGCAGCCATGATGAATGAAGGTTCGATATCAGACCAGGTGATTTCCACGGATCCCAGCTCAGTTTACCCCTTGGACTCTGGCCTCACCAGCTGGACAGCCCTTGATCGTCTAGTAGCCTTTCAACTGAATGGGCAAAGTGAAAATTCGAGACACTTGGGGTGCTTCAATGACCCAAACATGGGCTATTGCATTCCTATTGAGCAACCCCACCATGGTCTCCAATTCCCCACCCTACGATCGTCATTCTCATTGTCATCTAGCAGGCCGTACCAGGGAAGTCACCAAGATTATACAAGTGAGGTTGAGCTGTGGAATTTCAACACAAGATCACCGTCGTCAACGTCGGACCCCATATGCCACGTTTCAAAGTCTACTGTATAA